One segment of Rubripirellula amarantea DNA contains the following:
- a CDS encoding DUF1559 domain-containing protein, translating into MSSIKRARKGFTLVELLVVIAIIGVLVGLLLPAVQAAREAARRMSCSNNFKQLGIAMHNYHAAFKQMPVHGGGTTDTVTQHIWRPSEISNNGLLSAIVGLTPFMEQQGLWETIANPLNKDSTGAQPPAASGNGGAQGLRNGGPFPPMGPSPNEILYTPWATEIPMLRCPSDPGTGLPALGRTNYAACLGDSPERAQQGKWTGNFADGPMGTINEVLSREIRSAGRGMFTVHEERKFRDCIDGLSNTIAMGEIATDLGDRDSRTIAPSRAWSFVRNSSPNECRGEGTGGANLLDPERPKFWEPNQAVVGAVDGRGYRWAEQKPNFSAFFTCAPPNSELCTEQNAGNSGHYSASSRHQGGAHILMGDGAVVFMTDSIDAGNQSALGINAYRSPGAKSPYGIWGALGSRHAGEVIEEQLNQ; encoded by the coding sequence ATGTCTTCTATTAAACGAGCTCGCAAGGGCTTTACCCTCGTGGAGCTCTTGGTGGTTATCGCCATCATCGGAGTTCTTGTGGGGCTGTTGCTTCCTGCCGTTCAAGCGGCTCGCGAAGCTGCTCGTCGCATGAGCTGTAGTAACAATTTCAAGCAGCTTGGTATCGCCATGCACAACTACCATGCTGCATTCAAGCAAATGCCGGTTCATGGTGGTGGTACCACTGACACGGTCACGCAGCACATTTGGCGTCCATCGGAAATTTCGAACAATGGTTTGCTCAGTGCAATCGTTGGCCTGACTCCATTCATGGAACAACAAGGGCTTTGGGAAACCATTGCTAATCCTCTTAACAAGGATTCAACCGGCGCCCAACCGCCAGCAGCCAGTGGTAACGGTGGTGCCCAAGGTTTACGTAACGGCGGACCATTCCCGCCAATGGGACCAAGTCCGAACGAAATTCTTTACACACCATGGGCTACCGAAATTCCAATGCTTCGTTGTCCTAGTGATCCAGGCACCGGCTTGCCTGCTCTCGGACGTACCAACTACGCCGCGTGTTTGGGTGACTCTCCCGAGCGTGCTCAACAGGGCAAATGGACTGGCAACTTCGCCGACGGTCCTATGGGAACGATCAACGAAGTTCTTTCACGAGAAATTCGAAGTGCGGGTCGTGGTATGTTCACCGTTCACGAAGAGCGTAAGTTCCGTGACTGCATCGACGGTTTGTCCAACACCATCGCCATGGGTGAAATCGCAACGGACTTGGGTGACCGTGACTCACGTACGATCGCACCATCGCGTGCTTGGTCGTTCGTTCGAAACTCGTCACCTAACGAGTGCCGTGGTGAAGGTACCGGTGGTGCAAACCTTTTAGACCCTGAACGACCAAAGTTCTGGGAGCCAAACCAAGCGGTTGTTGGTGCCGTCGACGGACGTGGTTATCGTTGGGCTGAGCAAAAGCCTAACTTCAGTGCCTTCTTCACTTGTGCACCACCCAACAGCGAGCTTTGCACAGAGCAAAATGCTGGAAACTCAGGTCACTACTCGGCCAGCAGCCGCCACCAAGGTGGAGCTCACATCCTGATGGGTGACGGAGCGGTTGTCTTCATGACGGACTCGATCGACGCTGGCAACCAAAGTGCCCTGGGCATCAATGCCTATCGCTCGCCAGGTGCCAAGAGTCCTTATGGAATCTGGGGTGCATTGGGATCTCGTCACGCTGGCGAGGTCATCGAAGAGCAGTTGAACCAGTAA
- a CDS encoding ATP-binding protein, with protein MSSDVDNKLDSLISRIQSLSSGKEVPPLVPPEPKAAPQPEPIAKQPPAEVPVSATPQPSETPRVKATPKTSGDPTMAFGFQPSRDEPWRPAEPEDSYSAGINETLLEAIIYRFLQNIGEAEGRRVAEQVKLPFRMIEPILARLKMEQNVAYKSSTSTNDYIYVLTESGRNIARSHLADCSYYGACPVPLREYISSVKKQTIEGQYPKKKDLLKAFSDLLINPGMLRKLGPAVASGRGMFLFGYPGNGKTSIAERVTGAFGKYTWIPRAVDIDGDVLRVFDPMCHELAMPEASSGLLDVGGFDKRWVRIMRPTIIAGGELTMEMLEVQHNSQNGISESPLQLKSNNGTLVIDDFGRQKMRVDELLNRWIVPLEKRFDYLNMASGKKIQVPFDQLVVFSTNLEPKDLVDDAFLRRIPYKIEAENPPEEDFKKLFQIMCKVTKVPYREGSVEYLLGKHYKPVDRPMRMCQPRDLLLQVKNYCLYNDLPIELKEEYLDFACENYFSVM; from the coding sequence ATGAGTAGCGACGTCGATAACAAGCTGGATTCCCTTATATCGCGAATTCAATCGTTAAGCTCGGGGAAAGAAGTTCCGCCGCTGGTCCCGCCAGAGCCTAAGGCTGCGCCTCAGCCTGAACCGATAGCAAAACAGCCACCCGCCGAGGTACCCGTTTCGGCGACTCCGCAGCCGTCCGAAACGCCTCGCGTCAAAGCGACGCCCAAAACTTCCGGCGACCCAACGATGGCATTCGGCTTTCAACCGTCTCGCGATGAGCCGTGGCGGCCGGCCGAGCCTGAGGACTCGTATAGCGCCGGTATCAATGAAACGCTACTCGAAGCCATCATCTACCGTTTCCTTCAAAACATCGGTGAAGCGGAAGGACGTCGAGTCGCCGAGCAGGTCAAATTGCCGTTCCGTATGATCGAGCCAATCTTGGCCCGTTTGAAGATGGAGCAGAATGTCGCCTACAAGAGTTCCACATCGACCAACGACTACATTTATGTCCTGACTGAATCGGGACGCAACATTGCCCGCAGTCATTTGGCGGACTGTAGTTACTACGGCGCTTGTCCGGTGCCACTTCGTGAGTACATCTCCAGCGTCAAAAAACAAACCATCGAGGGGCAGTACCCTAAGAAGAAGGATCTCCTTAAAGCTTTCAGCGACTTGTTGATCAATCCGGGCATGCTTCGCAAGCTGGGGCCAGCGGTGGCCAGCGGACGAGGGATGTTCTTGTTTGGCTATCCCGGCAACGGAAAGACTTCGATCGCAGAACGGGTCACCGGCGCCTTTGGGAAATACACCTGGATACCTCGTGCGGTCGACATTGATGGCGATGTGTTACGTGTTTTCGACCCCATGTGTCATGAGCTGGCGATGCCCGAAGCGTCCAGCGGTCTGCTGGATGTTGGTGGATTTGATAAACGTTGGGTGCGAATCATGCGACCAACCATCATCGCCGGTGGTGAATTGACGATGGAAATGCTCGAGGTCCAACACAATTCGCAAAACGGCATCAGCGAATCACCTCTGCAGCTCAAAAGCAATAACGGCACATTGGTGATCGATGACTTTGGTCGCCAAAAGATGAGAGTGGATGAATTGCTTAATCGTTGGATCGTGCCGCTAGAAAAGCGTTTCGATTACCTCAACATGGCATCAGGGAAGAAGATCCAAGTTCCCTTTGATCAACTTGTTGTCTTTAGCACCAACTTAGAACCCAAGGATCTGGTCGACGATGCGTTCTTGCGTCGGATTCCCTACAAGATCGAGGCCGAGAATCCTCCGGAAGAGGACTTCAAGAAGTTGTTCCAAATCATGTGTAAGGTGACCAAGGTTCCCTATCGCGAGGGATCGGTGGAATACCTTTTAGGGAAACACTACAAGCCAGTTGATCGTCCAATGCGGATGTGCCAGCCGCGTGACTTGTTGCTTCAGGTCAAGAACTACTGTCTTTACAACGATTTGCCCATCGAGCTCAAAGAAGAGTATCTCGACTTCGCATGCGAAAACTACTTCTCTGTCATGTAA
- a CDS encoding FG-GAP-like repeat-containing protein: MFFVLIAGCKPSVDTPATSLSSDAVDLSPREIDPIANAKLALSQGNALAAKQSIRTALLQNPDDVSVLRLAGEIAFANKEPDQGCDFLVSATRLEKFADSDWLNRAVVALVSVGKLYEAIDLLDHAVAKHPERHELRRLLFDFLINAEEHFRAVPHGQQLVRERHFDRVLLFSLSTTEQRNLEETSMDTLVQRNPSDPRLKLASVRGSFDRGNWEESIESDLLSILDYSPTNIPAQYLLGRYYVESNQFEKLKGWADRVTSQSEQTWQHWSILGDWAFHRGDFRGAVRAYWESTRRNIDIGEVLAKLARVLSYLQSHPNELDGLSIDPATITAVNNRAVLLSRFMQDKERYYKLGNRSNAIAADVARSLAALGRYWEAEAWAAMAMTKPDQDIAKLKQVRSEIIKKLRPDLPWQTTEEHPVTQLDLSRFAKPDVEMLAGSVTPSSSVQLKPSIRPTLHNEAKIRGVNIPQAFRRDRKGGIPIYAQMESGGCAIDYDLDGWPDLYVGSSGGTPGERDSNANYLFRNLQGNFENVSNVTGADDVGFAQGVTFGDVNEDGFHDLLVMNYGLDRLFINNGDGTFSNGDHWLETANPVRWSTCAAVADLDGDGISDLVRTHYCVGLDAVETPCHDMATGLESPCLPTKFSADIDTFCTGTATGEFIDATEQWQAIPLHPGRGLGLVVGSLDQTIGNDVFVANDMTNNHYWTGAIDDQGQFSMTESATLRGLALDGRFRPQACMGIAVADLNQDGSVDLFVTNFEQEHNTFYEQTRPGIWADQTDIVGLKDTSFDKLGFGTQAVDFDNDSLHEIAIANGHVYIDADPPATYAQKMQILRRESSSLFGEFQFGASDGYLDEVHVGRGLWSMDVNRDGKVDMAITHQTEPLALLVNHTAADGHFLRVKLVGVRATRDPIGAVVRVTWGNVSRMAPLVTGDGFYCANERTLHFGLGSDGDVNSNAIIKITWPDSSMQSFSAKVDREYLIVEGDREPFGL; the protein is encoded by the coding sequence TTGTTTTTTGTCCTGATAGCTGGCTGCAAGCCATCGGTTGATACTCCGGCGACATCTCTGTCTTCTGACGCGGTTGATCTTTCGCCCCGTGAAATAGATCCGATTGCCAATGCGAAATTGGCGCTTTCGCAAGGCAACGCGTTGGCTGCCAAGCAATCCATTCGCACTGCACTGTTGCAGAACCCCGATGACGTCTCGGTGTTGCGTTTGGCTGGCGAAATCGCCTTCGCTAATAAAGAGCCTGACCAAGGTTGCGATTTCTTGGTCTCAGCCACAAGACTAGAAAAGTTTGCCGATTCTGATTGGCTTAATCGTGCCGTTGTTGCGTTGGTATCGGTCGGAAAGCTTTACGAAGCGATTGATTTACTCGATCACGCTGTTGCAAAGCACCCTGAACGTCACGAACTTCGTCGGCTTCTGTTCGATTTTCTAATCAATGCCGAAGAGCACTTCCGAGCAGTGCCGCATGGACAACAATTGGTGCGAGAACGTCACTTCGATCGCGTGCTGTTGTTCTCGTTGTCGACGACGGAACAACGCAATCTAGAAGAGACCTCGATGGACACTTTGGTCCAACGCAATCCATCCGATCCAAGGCTTAAGCTTGCCTCGGTTCGTGGTAGCTTTGATCGGGGGAATTGGGAGGAATCTATTGAATCGGATTTGCTTAGCATTCTCGATTACAGTCCCACCAACATCCCAGCTCAGTATTTACTAGGTCGCTACTACGTCGAATCCAATCAATTCGAGAAGCTAAAAGGATGGGCTGACCGCGTGACGTCCCAATCCGAGCAAACGTGGCAGCATTGGTCCATCCTAGGCGATTGGGCTTTCCATCGAGGTGATTTTCGCGGAGCAGTACGGGCGTACTGGGAATCCACACGTCGGAACATTGATATTGGCGAAGTCTTGGCCAAGTTGGCCCGTGTATTAAGTTACCTGCAGTCGCATCCGAATGAACTTGATGGGCTTTCGATTGACCCAGCAACGATTACCGCAGTCAACAATCGTGCGGTGCTGTTAAGCCGTTTCATGCAGGACAAGGAACGCTACTACAAGCTGGGCAATCGTTCCAATGCGATTGCTGCGGATGTGGCTCGTTCGCTCGCCGCTCTTGGACGCTATTGGGAAGCCGAAGCATGGGCAGCGATGGCGATGACGAAGCCTGATCAGGATATTGCGAAGCTCAAGCAAGTGCGTTCAGAGATCATTAAGAAGCTTCGGCCTGATTTGCCTTGGCAAACAACAGAGGAGCATCCTGTGACACAATTGGATCTAAGCCGCTTTGCCAAGCCCGATGTTGAAATGCTCGCAGGCTCAGTAACGCCTTCGAGTTCCGTTCAACTGAAGCCATCCATTCGCCCGACGCTTCACAACGAAGCAAAAATACGGGGTGTAAACATTCCACAGGCCTTCCGACGCGATAGGAAAGGTGGGATTCCCATTTATGCGCAAATGGAATCCGGTGGATGTGCGATCGATTACGACCTCGATGGGTGGCCAGATCTATATGTCGGATCTTCCGGGGGAACACCGGGCGAACGTGACTCAAACGCCAATTATTTGTTCCGCAACTTGCAAGGCAATTTTGAAAACGTCAGCAATGTCACCGGTGCGGACGATGTGGGGTTTGCTCAAGGCGTGACGTTTGGTGACGTGAATGAAGATGGCTTTCATGATTTGTTAGTCATGAACTACGGTTTGGACCGACTGTTTATCAACAATGGTGATGGGACATTTTCAAATGGCGATCACTGGCTGGAAACGGCTAATCCAGTTCGTTGGTCAACCTGCGCCGCGGTTGCCGATCTCGATGGCGATGGAATTTCAGATCTAGTTCGAACTCACTATTGCGTTGGACTTGATGCAGTGGAAACGCCTTGCCATGACATGGCAACTGGGTTGGAAAGTCCCTGCCTGCCGACCAAGTTTTCAGCTGATATCGACACATTCTGCACGGGGACTGCTACCGGTGAATTCATTGACGCAACCGAACAATGGCAGGCTATTCCCCTGCATCCAGGACGCGGGTTGGGGTTGGTGGTTGGCTCGCTTGATCAAACCATCGGAAACGACGTGTTCGTAGCCAACGACATGACCAATAATCACTATTGGACAGGAGCCATTGATGACCAAGGGCAGTTCTCGATGACTGAATCTGCGACGCTTCGAGGTTTAGCACTTGATGGTCGCTTCCGCCCGCAAGCATGCATGGGAATTGCGGTGGCGGATCTGAATCAAGATGGAAGCGTCGACTTGTTCGTTACAAACTTTGAACAAGAACACAACACTTTCTATGAGCAAACTAGGCCCGGGATTTGGGCAGACCAAACTGACATTGTTGGTTTGAAAGATACCAGTTTCGACAAGTTGGGATTTGGTACTCAGGCCGTTGATTTCGATAACGATTCATTGCATGAGATAGCGATCGCGAATGGGCACGTGTACATCGACGCCGATCCACCAGCCACTTACGCTCAAAAAATGCAAATACTTCGCCGCGAGTCATCTTCGTTGTTCGGCGAATTTCAATTCGGTGCGTCCGATGGATACCTAGATGAAGTCCATGTTGGTCGAGGGTTGTGGAGTATGGACGTCAATCGCGATGGCAAAGTTGACATGGCGATCACGCATCAAACGGAACCCTTAGCATTGTTGGTCAATCATACGGCAGCAGATGGTCATTTCTTGCGTGTCAAACTAGTCGGGGTGCGTGCCACGCGTGATCCTATCGGTGCGGTTGTTCGCGTCACTTGGGGCAATGTTTCGCGGATGGCTCCTTTAGTAACAGGTGATGGATTCTATTGCGCTAACGAACGAACCTTGCATTTCGGACTCGGAAGCGATGGCGATGTCAATTCAAACGCCATCATTAAAATCACTTGGCCGGATAGTTCCATGCAATCGTTTTCGGCCAAAGTGGATCGAGAATATCTGATTGTCGAAGGCGATCGCGAACCTTTTGGGCTTTAG